Below is a window of Halomonas sp. Bachu 37 DNA.
GGCTCTTCGGTCATATCCTCAACCATCTGCACCGCAAAGCGAATACGCGCCACCGGCGTGCGCAGCTCGTGGGAGACGGCGCGAATCATCTCCTGCTGCCCGCGCAGCAATGACTGGACCTGATTGGCCATGCCGTTGAAGGCCATGCCCAGGCGGCCGAGGAAATCGCCGCTCTCCACCTTGACCCGGGTTTCCAGGCGGCCACTGGCAATGCGCGTGGCGGCCAGTTCCAGACGCGCCATGCGCGACTCGATACTGCGCATGATGAGATAGATGATCAGCGCCAGCACGACCACCAGGCCGATCAAGAGGGGTAGATGCAAGCTGCTCGGCAGAGCGTCACCGCGCACCACGGGGCCCGCATGCAACCACTGCTCCTCTCCCGGGAGTCGATACACCATGGCGACCGAAAGCCTATCCGCCTGCAGGCGGATCACCACTTCACCCTGTTCCAGCAGATCACGCTGGGAGCCGCTCAAGTTCTCCGGAGGCTCGTCCAGCAGGCGCAAGGGCCAACCATTGGTGGATAGCTGTTGCAGCCGGGTTTCACGCTGTTCACCCGCGACGGCGCCAAGCCACTCTCCCGCCAAGCGCACACTGCCTTGCCACTGGCGCTCGCTCCACTCCGGTAGTATGGCTTCGAGCAGCCAGTTCTGTCCGGGCAGGCGCTGCTGCAGGCGCCACGGTTCACCTTCATACCCCGCCACCAGCGCCTTGCCTCGCTCGAGACGCGCCCGCGCGAAATAGCCCAGCGAGGCGTTCTCCAGGGAGCGCAGAGTCAGTTGCATATCGAGAATGTGGGCATAACGAGGTAAAACGGCTTCGCGACGAGCCGGAGAAAGCGGCGCCAGGGCGTGGGTAAGAAACCCCATGGGCAAGGCCACCAGCTGCTCCCGATAATGCTCCTGGCGAACTTGTTCGAGAAGGGCGCGTCCCGCCACCGCCATGCTGAACACCAGCAAGAGTGCCAGTGCCAACAGCAGGTAAAAACGCATAAAGGTGCCATGGGACAGCACACGCCACATCGTTCAACTATCCTTATTCATCAACTGTTTTCTTCGACTTTATCAGCTGTCCTTGACGAACAGATAGCCTTTGCTGCGCACCGTCTTGATGCGATGGGGCTGGTTGGGATCGTCGCCCACCTTGGGACGGATACGCGAGACGCGAACGTCGATCGAACGATCCTGGCCGTCATACTTGATCCCCCGCAGTTCGCTGAAGATCTCTTCCCGAGTGAGGACACGTCCGGCATTGCTGGCCAACAGCCACAGCAGGTCGAACTCGGCGCTGGTCAGGTCGATCCGTTCACCCGACAGCCAGGCTTCGCGTGTGGCATTGTCGATCTCGAGATTCTCGAAGCTCAAGCGCATCTCGCCGCCGGGGCCGGGACCTTCGGCCCGGCGCAGCAAGGCCCGCATGCGCGCCAGGAGAACACGCGGCTGTACCGGCTTGGGCACGTAGTCATCCGCGCCCATTTCCAGCCCCAGCACCTGGTCGAGATCATCGGTGCGCGCCGTCAGCATCATGATGGGGCCGGCATAATTGGGCCGCACCCGACGGCAGATCGCCAAGCCATCCTCGCCCGGCAACATCAAGTCGAGAATGACCAGATCCGGCTGCAACGTCAGCACCCGTTCCACGCCCTTGGCGCCATCGGCCTCCAGTGTCACCTGGAAGCCATTGGCCTCGAGGTAATCACGGGTCAGCTCAGCCAGGCGCCGATCATCTTCAATGATCAAGATATGATCTTGATCGGCATGCTCCGGGACTCCCGACTCCTGGGGTCCAAGCGCCTGAAATTGTTCTTCCAAGTGATCTCCCATCCGTTCTCTTCACTCCACTGAGCCAATTCGTGATACTCGCCGCCTGTCCTGCGCGACTCGGCAAATAACCTTTTCCATAAGCCCGACACAACAGGGGCTGGTGTCGTGAGTGCTTATGAAAATCGATGTCCTGGTAAACCGGTACTGATGCCCATTACTGT
It encodes the following:
- a CDS encoding ATP-binding protein, producing MWRVLSHGTFMRFYLLLALALLLVFSMAVAGRALLEQVRQEHYREQLVALPMGFLTHALAPLSPARREAVLPRYAHILDMQLTLRSLENASLGYFARARLERGKALVAGYEGEPWRLQQRLPGQNWLLEAILPEWSERQWQGSVRLAGEWLGAVAGEQRETRLQQLSTNGWPLRLLDEPPENLSGSQRDLLEQGEVVIRLQADRLSVAMVYRLPGEEQWLHAGPVVRGDALPSSLHLPLLIGLVVVLALIIYLIMRSIESRMARLELAATRIASGRLETRVKVESGDFLGRLGMAFNGMANQVQSLLRGQQEMIRAVSHELRTPVARIRFAVQMVEDMTEEPAIRRQLQGIDSDIAELDDLVDEILTYARLGSETINGMEMETALVDCRAMAQRVIETLSPLHKHLELSLEPGEDVELNAEPRYLQRALQNLVSNACRYAETKVVIRLCDEPHLVRIDVEDDGAGIPREARAEVFKPFTRLDDSRARSSGGYGLGLSIVQKIMAWHRGSVTVDESPKLHGARFTLLIPRRT
- a CDS encoding winged helix-turn-helix domain-containing protein; amino-acid sequence: MGDHLEEQFQALGPQESGVPEHADQDHILIIEDDRRLAELTRDYLEANGFQVTLEADGAKGVERVLTLQPDLVILDLMLPGEDGLAICRRVRPNYAGPIMMLTARTDDLDQVLGLEMGADDYVPKPVQPRVLLARMRALLRRAEGPGPGGEMRLSFENLEIDNATREAWLSGERIDLTSAEFDLLWLLASNAGRVLTREEIFSELRGIKYDGQDRSIDVRVSRIRPKVGDDPNQPHRIKTVRSKGYLFVKDS